The Edaphobacter sp. 12200R-103 genome contains a region encoding:
- a CDS encoding carboxylesterase/lipase family protein → MTRREALRLSASAGVGLTFCEQLHALDSTKTAAHQHPGSCATPRSAAAKTQYGKVRGYISGDVYTFKGIPYGQNTAGENRWLPAKAPTPWMDEYPALVYGANCPQTLHNYKSIEMSFLFDWDDGYMSEDMLKLNIWTPSLSGQRPVMVYFHGGGFSFGSAYELPSHEGAQMARNHDVVQVSVNHRLNILGFFDLSEIGGSLYEDSVNVGMMDLVASLRWIRENIANFGGDPDKVMIYGQSGGGSKVTCLMGMPSAAGLIHRAGVQSGGGGNIPSAEQSRELARQVMKELGLAPNDIGSLKKMEWSRLFAAGNAAIAKINPAPRGLSGPGSTPPATPRVGWSPTVDGRTVMARSFYDTAPDVSKSVPMLVGSVSEEGMQYRLNPTEAEWQETLTKVYGHEKAVALIAAMKRAHPEKSIRTLSYGVQGLNARNNVQRMVKLKHGQGGAPVYQYWFTWQSPMLDGECGAWHTAELAFCFDNTKRCEQGTGNTPEAQALAKKMSTAWANFARSGDPSQPELAWTPSDPSKCQTMVFDKTCRMVDDPDGSVRKILLS, encoded by the coding sequence CAAAGACGCAATACGGTAAGGTTCGCGGATATATCAGCGGTGACGTGTACACCTTCAAGGGTATTCCTTATGGCCAGAATACTGCTGGAGAAAATCGATGGTTACCGGCCAAAGCGCCCACTCCGTGGATGGACGAGTATCCGGCACTGGTCTATGGAGCGAACTGCCCACAGACACTGCACAACTACAAATCGATCGAGATGTCGTTTCTCTTCGATTGGGATGACGGCTACATGAGCGAGGATATGCTCAAGCTGAATATCTGGACGCCCAGTCTTTCCGGCCAGCGCCCTGTGATGGTGTACTTCCACGGGGGCGGATTCAGCTTTGGCTCCGCATACGAACTGCCATCGCACGAAGGGGCTCAGATGGCTCGCAATCATGACGTCGTTCAGGTGTCTGTAAACCATAGACTCAACATCCTGGGATTTTTCGATCTTTCGGAGATTGGCGGTTCCCTCTACGAAGATTCGGTAAACGTTGGGATGATGGATCTGGTCGCTTCGCTCCGCTGGATACGTGAGAACATTGCAAACTTCGGTGGCGATCCCGATAAGGTCATGATCTATGGCCAGTCTGGCGGAGGATCGAAGGTCACCTGCCTCATGGGGATGCCTTCAGCCGCAGGTCTCATCCATCGGGCCGGTGTGCAATCAGGCGGAGGGGGAAATATTCCTAGCGCCGAACAGTCAAGGGAACTGGCGCGGCAAGTGATGAAAGAGCTTGGGCTTGCGCCTAACGATATCGGGTCTTTGAAAAAGATGGAGTGGTCGCGACTTTTCGCTGCCGGTAATGCTGCGATTGCAAAGATCAATCCCGCTCCCAGAGGTCTCAGCGGACCCGGCTCGACTCCTCCTGCAACCCCCAGGGTCGGTTGGTCGCCAACAGTGGATGGCCGCACCGTAATGGCTCGATCGTTCTACGATACGGCTCCCGATGTTTCGAAGAGCGTCCCGATGCTTGTTGGGTCAGTGAGTGAAGAGGGAATGCAGTACCGGTTGAATCCGACAGAAGCTGAGTGGCAGGAGACGCTCACGAAGGTTTATGGCCATGAGAAGGCGGTAGCACTCATCGCCGCGATGAAGAGGGCCCATCCTGAAAAGAGTATCCGCACTCTTTCCTATGGAGTTCAGGGTTTGAACGCGCGCAACAATGTGCAGCGGATGGTAAAGCTGAAGCACGGGCAGGGAGGAGCGCCCGTGTATCAATATTGGTTCACGTGGCAATCGCCTATGCTCGATGGCGAGTGCGGAGCGTGGCATACGGCTGAACTCGCATTCTGCTTCGATAATACGAAGCGCTGCGAGCAGGGGACCGGGAATACGCCAGAGGCTCAGGCGCTTGCGAAGAAGATGAGCACAGCCTGGGCTAACTTCGCTCGCAGTGGAGATCCAAGCCAACCTGAACTTGCATGGACGCCAAGTGATCCATCGAAGTGCCAGACGATGGTCTTCGACAAAACGTGTCGCATGGTGGACGATCCGGACGGAAGCGTTCGCAAGATACTGCTGAGCTAA